From Methanocalculus natronophilus, one genomic window encodes:
- a CDS encoding CBS domain-containing protein, whose product MHERNTGQNKGERHLMMQGKMNRGSVEFKSRPAERKGGIMSIATPDVICVPPTMTICDGVETMTREGFRRLPITDAGSGHLRGIITVSDIVDFMGGGDRFNLVTKKHHGNFVSAINDSLRTIMTEQVMTLSESDGIEDAIDLIVLKRHGGAPIINADSKVIGMVTEHDLLKALFHGQSLLSVEDVMSQAPRVTNPDCSIAAVAEQMNKYRFRRLPVVSEDVLFGIVTATDIMKYLGSGEVFRKLETGDVGEVTAQPIRSIMSRSLQTTTPDKSINEVAREMVQKEIGAFPVTEESRLIGMITEFDLVKTLAKR is encoded by the coding sequence ATGCACGAGAGAAATACAGGCCAGAACAAAGGTGAGCGTCACCTTATGATGCAAGGCAAGATGAATCGTGGATCAGTAGAGTTTAAATCCCGTCCGGCTGAGCGGAAAGGCGGCATAATGTCCATCGCAACACCGGATGTAATCTGTGTTCCGCCGACGATGACCATCTGCGATGGTGTGGAGACGATGACCCGGGAGGGTTTTCGGAGGCTTCCCATCACAGATGCCGGCAGCGGGCACCTCCGCGGGATCATCACGGTCTCAGATATCGTCGATTTTATGGGCGGTGGAGACCGGTTCAACCTGGTGACAAAGAAACATCATGGAAACTTTGTCTCAGCAATCAATGACAGCCTGAGAACGATCATGACCGAACAGGTCATGACACTGTCGGAATCAGACGGTATCGAGGATGCAATAGACCTGATCGTCCTGAAAAGACACGGTGGAGCCCCGATCATAAATGCCGATTCAAAAGTCATCGGAATGGTGACCGAACACGATCTGCTCAAAGCCCTCTTCCATGGACAGAGTCTCCTTTCAGTAGAGGACGTGATGTCACAGGCACCACGGGTCACAAACCCCGACTGTTCGATTGCAGCGGTTGCAGAGCAGATGAACAAATACCGCTTCAGAAGGCTCCCGGTTGTCTCCGAAGATGTCCTCTTTGGAATCGTGACGGCAACAGATATCATGAAGTACCTCGGATCAGGCGAGGTGTTCCGGAAGCTGGAGACTGGAGATGTCGGTGAAGTGACGGCTCAGCCGATCCGCTCCATCATGAGCCGCAGCCTCCAGACAACAACACCTGATAAAAGCATCAATGAGGTGGCACGCGAGATGGTGCAGAAAGAGATTGGAGCGTTCCCCGTCACCGAAGAGTCACGCCTCATTGGAATGATAACAGAATTCGATCTTGTCAAAACACTCGCAAAGAGGTGA